One genomic window of Lytechinus variegatus isolate NC3 chromosome 1, Lvar_3.0, whole genome shotgun sequence includes the following:
- the LOC121411932 gene encoding carbohydrate sulfotransferase 15-like, giving the protein MMIRKRRLCRCLLILMTTVTVFCVYHFISVKIPRRDGKSVVPVELQQVREKIHIPEADPIKAAQNTTGKDTAADTPKGSIVLEVLDAEGNPISEPALRKEVQKITKNVPTTFLPNFKNPCWFDSTNQLNCLPYFYLIGMSKCGTTDLWKKLTSHPDIVDLPKEPHWWGPRRTGWTGLAAHGEEVQQVREKTGDTDDSSIRWYLNWFKMFAVKKVHQATVINETSGETYHPAVFGDGSISTAYSIGNAWIEENPNATDPPYTNAELLHAIQPKAKIIIILRNPTERARSWYYYTHPFNTPDDWHMNAMTSIECYNSCMTQHNERYCAYAFGCPYTPFQGINVGLYHIFLYDWINVYTREGVLVLRLEDWHKDPVSVYRTILQFLDLRPLTALEEAKILGNRWVQVSTKETQSETKKALDDFYRPHNKKLAELLQNDIYRYP; this is encoded by the exons ATGATGATAAGG AAGAGACGTTTATGTCGATGTTTATTGATCTTAATGACAACGGTGACTGTCTTCTGCGTCTATCACTTCATTTCGGTCAAAATTCCCCGTAGAGACGGCAAGTCAGTTGTGCCGGTGGAACTTCAGCAGGTTAGGGAGAAAATACACATCCCAGAAGCCGATCCTATCAAAGCTGCACAGAACACGACAGGAAAAGACACAGCTGCAGACACCCCCAAAGGCAGCATCGTTTTGGAGGTTTTAGATGCAGAGGGAAACCCTATTTCAGAACCAGCGTTGAGAAAAGAAGTTCAAAAG ATAACTAAAAATGTTCCGACCACTTTCTTACCTAACTTCAAGAACCCTTGTTGGTTCGACTCAACGAACCAACTAAATTGCTTGCCCTATTTTTATCTCATCGGGATGTCAAAATGTGGTACGACTGATTTATGGAAGAAATTGACCTCTCACCCGGATATAGTTGACTTGCCCAAAGAACCGCATTGGTGGGGACCGAGACGTACTGGTTGGACCGGACTCGCTGCTCATGGTGAAGAAG TACAGCAGGTTCGTGAAAAGACCGGTGACACGGATGATAGTTCCATCAGATGGTATCTGAACTGGTTTAAAATGTTTGCTGTGAAAAAGGTTCATCAAGCTACGGTTATCAATGAAACTTCGGGAGAAACATATCATCCCGCGGTATTTG gTGACGGTTCGATCAGTACTGCCTACTCGATCGGCAACGCTTGGATCGAGGAAAACCCAAATGCCACGGATCCTCCTTATACTAACGCGGAATTGCTGCACGCCATTCAACCCAAAGCTAAGATAATCATCATTTTAAGAAATCCTACAGAAAG AGCAAGGTCGTGGTACTACTACACCCACCCCTTCAATACTCCAGATGACTGGCATATGAACGCAATGACATCAATAGAATGCTATAACAGTTGTATGACACAACACAACGAGAGATACTGCGCGTATGCATTTGGATGC CCTTACACGCCGTTTCAAGGCATCAACGTAGGACTGTATCATATATTCCTTTATGACTGGATCAATGTTTATACCCGTGAGGGGGTCCTGGTCCTACGACTCGAGGATTGGCATAAGGACCCGGTCTCAGTTTACAGGACCATCTTACAATTTCTAGATCTCA GACCCCTTACAGCTCTAGAGGAAGCAAAGATTTTAGGAAACAGATGGGTCCAAGTCAGCACCAAAGAGACACAATCAGAAACGAAAAAGGCTTTGGACGATTTCTACCGCCCTCATAACAAAAAGCTGGCCGAATTATTACAAAATGATATTTATCGGTACCCATAA